A single genomic interval of Antechinus flavipes isolate AdamAnt ecotype Samford, QLD, Australia chromosome 1, AdamAnt_v2, whole genome shotgun sequence harbors:
- the GRIN3B gene encoding glutamate receptor ionotropic, NMDA 3B, with amino-acid sequence MEFVAALRLCLWLGLGLGLGPGPGPGLGHPQPCPRGAQLGAPLRLGALLPRAAALQRRLRRALARAISEGAWGTEPELELGLGLGPEPEPELELEAPAPPSRDPASLAAWLCRLLARPGLAALLAFPESRPELLQLHFLAASLETPVLSLLQLDARLPPATPNPFHLQLDWASPMETLVDVLLSVLRVHSWKDIALVLCRIRDPGSFLDFWTQRTGLAPRMTLELSRLPGALTRLEALAGEPPPVTAAVLFGCDANRALQVLAAAPPGPRWLLGTPLEATELPTQGLPPGLLAFGGDSRPPLEDLTQDAAGLVVQALGRAAHAQPDHAISPSAVSCSSPRLAGPNSWGQRLAGFLANASFDGRTGHMWVTGTSQVHLQRHFQVWSLLRDPRGAPAWVTVGHWQDGRLEPVAGGVWPGAGGLGGRTPAQSSLLEPEVGQQKLRVVTLVEHPFVFTREVDEDGLCPAGQLCLDPGTNDSAVLGELFAALDDPGNSSVPRELRKCCYGYCIDLLERLAEDLPFAFELYIVGDGKYGAWRDGRWTGLVGDLLAGSAHMAVTSFSINSARSQVIDFTSPFFSTSLGILVRTRDTASPIGAFMWPLHWTMWVGVFVALHLTALFLTLYEWRSPYGMTPHGRNRLKVFSYSSALNLCYAILFGRTVSSKTPKCPTGRFLMNLWAIFGLLVLSSYTANLAAVMVGEKTFEELSGIHDPKLHHPSQGFRFGTVWESSAEAYIRKSFPEMAEYMRRHNVPTTPDGVTMLTTDPPKLNAFIMDKSLLDYEVSIDADCKLLTVGKPFAIEGYGIGLPRNSPLTSNLSEFISRYKSSGFIDLLHDKWYKMVPCGKRVIAVTETLQMGIYHFSGLFVLLCLGLGCALLTSLGEHIFYRLVLPRIRKHAKLQYWLHTSQKIHRALNTDLDQQKNQKSEPEPEPEPEPEPEPEPSCDTQSEESSRNSLRPAAKGERRVRFQEPEVKGPDLQLTNGRLPQQQPEARPQAAPLAAAAALTTQSELKALEQRIEGMRDQLRAALLRKSELVLLLGRDLPSRSRLLPPPQEISEDR; translated from the exons ATGGAGTTTGTGGCCGCGCTGCGCCTCTGCCTgtggctggggctggggctggggttgggacccgggccggggccggggctggGCCACCCGCAGCCCTGTCCCCGGGGTGCGCAGCTCGGAGCCCCGCTGCGCCTGGGCGCCCTCCTGCCCCGGGCGGCGGCCCTGCAGCGCCGCTTGCGGCGCGCCCTAGCCCGGGCCATCTCAGAGGGCGCGTGGGGAACCGAGCCGGAGCTGGAGCTGGGGTTGGGGCTGGGGCCCGAACCGGAGCCGGAGCTAGAGCTGGAGGCCCCCGCGCCCCCCTCCCGGGACCCCGCCTCACTGGCCGCCTGGCTGTGCCGCCTGCTGGCCCGGCCCGGGCTGGCTGCACTGCTGGCCTTCCCCGAATCCCGGCCGGAGCTGCTGCAGCTTCACTTCCTGGCCGCCAGTCTGGAGACCCCCGTGCTGAGCCTGCTGCAGCTGGACGCGCGCCTGCCGCCTGCCACGCCG AATCCCTTCCACCTGCAGCTGGACTGGGCCAGCCCCATGGAGACACTAGTGGATGTGCTCCTCTCTGTGCTTCGGGTCCATTCCTGGAAGGACATCGCCTTGGTCCTGTGCCGCATCCGTGACCCCGGAAGCTTCTTAGACTTCTGGACCCAGCGCACGGGGCTGGCCCCGAGGATGACCCTAGAGCTGAGCCGGCTGCCCGGAGCTCTGACCCGCCTCGAGGCCCTGGCCGGGGAGCCTCCCCCTGTCACAGCCGCCGTCCTGTTTGGCTGTGACGCCAACCGTGCCCTCCAAGTGTTGGCCGCAGCCCCCCCGGGACCCCGCTGGCTCCTGGGCACGCCCCTGGAGGCCACAGAGCTGCCTACGCAGGGCCTGCCCCCGGGACTGCTGGCCTTTGGTGGGGACAGCCGGCCCCCTCTGGAGGATCTCACCCAAGATGCCGCAGGGCTGGTGGTGCAGGCTCTGGGCAGGGCTGCCCATGCCCAGCCTGACCACGCCATCTCGCCCTCAGCAGTCAGCTGTAGCAGCCCCCGACTGGCAGGGCCCAACTCCTGGGGCCAGCGCCTAGCAGG GTTCCTGGCCAATGCTTCCTTCGACGGTCGGACAGGCCACATGTGGGTGACCGGCACCTCCCAGGTCCACCTCCAGCGCCACTTCCAGGTGTGGAGCCTCCTGCGGGACCCCCGGGGTGCCCCAGCCTGGGTGACGGTGGGCCACTGGCAGGACGGGCGGCTGGAGCCGGTGGCGGGCGGGGTGTGGCCGGGGGCGGGGGGCCTCGGAGGGCGGACGCCCGCCCAGTCCTCTCTGCTGGAGCCTGAGGTCGGGCAGCAGAAGCTGCGGGTGGTCACCTTGGTGGAACACCCCTTTGTCTTCACCCGGGAGGTGGATGAGGACGGGCTCTGTCCGGCCGGCCAGCTGTGCCTGGACCCCGGCACCAACGATTCGGCTGTCCTGGGCGAGCTCTTCGCCGCGCTGGACGATCCGGGCAACAGCTCGGTGCCCCGGGAGCTGCGCAAATGCTGCTACGGCTACTGCATCGACCTGCTGGAGCGGCTGGCGGAGGACCTGCCCTTTGCTTTCGAGCTGTACATCGTGGGGGACGGCAAGTACGGCGCCTGGCGCGACGGGCGCTGGACCGGCCTGGTGGGGGACCTGCTGGCAGGCAGCGCCCACATGGCCGTCACCAGCTTCAGCATCAACTCGGCGCGCAGCCAGGTCATTGACTTCACCAGCCCCTTCTTCTCCACCAGCCTGGGCATCCTGGTCCGGACCCGCGACACGGCCTCGCCCATCGGGGCCTTCATGTGGCCCCTGCACTGGACCATGTGGGTGGGGGTCTTCGTGGCCCTGCACCTGACTGCCCTCTTCCTCACACTCTACGAGTGGCGCAGCCCCTACGGCATGACCCCCCATGGGCGCAACCGCCTCAAGGTCTTCTCCTACTCCTCCGCCCTCAACCTCTGCTACGCCATCCTGTTCGGGCGCACCGTCTCCAGCAAGACGCCCAAGTGCCCCACGGGACGCTTCCTCATGAACCTCTGGGCCATCTTCGGCCTCCTGGTCCTCTCCAGCTACACGGCCAACCTGGCCGCGGTGATGGTGGGGGAGAAGACCTTTGAGGAACTGTCGGGCATCCATGACCCTAAG ctccaCCACCCCTCCCAAGGCTTCCGCTTCGGCACCGTGTGGGAGAGCAGCGCCGAGGCCTacatcaggaaaagcttcccGGAGATGGCCGAGTACATGCGGAGGCACAACGTGCCCACCACGCCCGACGGGGTCACCATGCTCAC GACGGACCCTCCCAAGCTCAACGCCTTCATCATGGACAAGTCTCTGCTGGACTATGAGGTGTCTATCGATGCGGACTGCAAACTGCTGACTGTGGGGAAGCCATTTGCCATCGAAG GCTACGGGATCGGGCTACCTCGGAACTCGCCTCTCACCTCCAACCTGTCCGAGTTCATCAGCCGCTACAAGTCATCAGGGTTCATTGATCTGTTGCATGACAAATGGTACAAAATGGTGCCCTGTGGCAAGAGGGTCATTGCCGTCACGGAG ACTCTGCAGATGGGCATCTACCACTTCTCGGGGCTCTTTGTGCTGCTCTGCCTGGGCCTGGGCTGCGCCCTCCTCACCTCCCTGGGCGAGCACATCTTCTACCGCTTGGTCCTTCCTCGCATCCGCAAGCACGCCAAGCTGCAGTACTGGCTGCACACCAGCCAG AAAATCCATCGGGCTCTCAACACCGACTTAGATCAGCAGAAGAACCAGAAATcagagccggagccggagccggagccggagccggagccggagccggagccaaG TTGTGATACCCAGAGTGAGGAGAGCAGCAGAAACAGCCTTAGGCCAGCCGCAAAGGGCGAACGCAGGGTCCGGTTTCAGGAACCGGAGGTCAAAGGGCCCGACCTGCAGCTCACCAACGGGCGCCTGCCCCAGCAGCAGCCCGAAGCCCGTCCCCAGGCTGCTCCCCTGGCAGCCGCTGCGGCTCTTACCACCCAAAGTGAGCTGAAGGCCCTGGAGCAGAGAATCGAGGGCATGCGGGATCAGCTCCGGGCTGCCCTGCTCAGGAAGAGCGAGCTGGTCCTCCTGCTTGGGAGGGACCTGCCCTCCCGCAGCCGGCTCCTGCCGCCCCCCCAGGAGATCAGCGAGGACAGGTAA